A stretch of Thermomicrobium roseum DSM 5159 DNA encodes these proteins:
- a CDS encoding N-acetylglucosamine kinase — translation MAAELLLGIDGGGSTTRAALADAQGRILGVGTTGSSNLQIVGLEGVVAAVEVAIQAARRAAGVASDAPVKVACLGLAGVDRQGDRERVSTALRVRSLAERLLLVSDSELVLAAGCPEGWGLALVSGTGSICFGRAPDGRTARAGGWGYLLGDEGSGFAIAQQALRLAARTADGRAEAHELLEAALAFWGLTAPEELVPLVYQRVRGAPAALAWFAPRVLDLASAGDPHATAIVEEAATELARSVEVVRAHLELNASPLALGGGILLHSSLLRERLLGQLPSAVGPVTLVEEATRGAVRLALQELHARA, via the coding sequence ATGGCGGCTGAGCTTCTGCTCGGGATCGATGGTGGCGGGAGCACGACCCGCGCGGCGCTGGCTGACGCGCAGGGAAGAATCCTCGGCGTCGGGACGACCGGCTCGAGCAATCTCCAGATCGTGGGGCTCGAAGGGGTCGTCGCTGCAGTGGAGGTCGCGATTCAGGCTGCCCGCAGGGCTGCCGGTGTTGCGAGCGATGCGCCGGTGAAAGTGGCGTGTCTCGGGCTCGCCGGGGTCGACCGGCAGGGCGACCGCGAGCGGGTCAGCACAGCACTCCGGGTTCGTTCGCTCGCCGAGCGGCTTCTCTTGGTCAGCGATAGCGAGCTGGTGCTGGCGGCAGGTTGCCCCGAAGGTTGGGGTCTGGCGCTCGTCAGCGGTACCGGGTCGATCTGTTTCGGGCGAGCACCGGACGGTCGCACCGCGCGCGCCGGTGGTTGGGGATATCTGCTCGGTGACGAGGGCAGCGGGTTCGCGATCGCCCAGCAGGCACTGCGACTCGCGGCCCGGACGGCCGATGGTCGGGCAGAGGCCCATGAGCTGCTCGAGGCGGCACTCGCGTTCTGGGGACTGACCGCGCCGGAGGAGCTCGTTCCGCTGGTCTATCAGCGCGTGCGGGGTGCGCCGGCAGCGCTGGCGTGGTTCGCGCCGCGGGTGCTCGATCTCGCATCGGCTGGCGACCCGCATGCGACGGCCATCGTCGAGGAGGCGGCGACCGAGCTGGCCCGGTCGGTCGAGGTGGTCCGGGCGCATCTCGAGCTGAACGCGAGCCCGCTGGCGCTCGGCGGCGGCATCCTCCTGCATTCGTCGCTCTTGCGCGAGCGACTGCTCGGACAGCTTCCGTCGGCGGTCGGACCGGTGACGCTGGTCGAGGAGGCGACGCGCGGGGCGGTGCGCCTGGCGCTGCAGGAGTTGCACGCCAGAGCGTGA
- the murQ gene encoding N-acetylmuramic acid 6-phosphate etherase yields the protein MDEQDELRQATTESVNPRTRQIDQLSSQAIVELILEEETRVIPAVLAERTAIAALADVVVERMRRGGRLVYVGAGTSGRLGMLDAIECIPTYGLEPGRIVALVAGGPAALTGPVEAAEDDEEAGARELTALGIGPDDVVLGISASGRTPYVRGALREARQRGAYVAVLVCNRPAPLADLADLVIAPVVGPEVIAGSTRMKAGTAQKLVLTALSTTVMVRLGKTFGNLMVDVRPTNRKLWQRGVRIVMEATGLSEQDAQRVLQEAGGEPKTAIVMAIAGVDAAEARSRLGRAGGLVRAALEESDGG from the coding sequence ATGGACGAGCAGGACGAGCTGCGGCAGGCAACGACCGAGTCGGTGAACCCGCGGACGCGGCAGATCGACCAGCTCTCGAGCCAGGCGATCGTGGAGTTGATCCTGGAGGAAGAGACGCGGGTGATTCCGGCAGTGCTGGCCGAGCGGACTGCCATCGCCGCACTGGCGGACGTGGTCGTCGAGCGGATGCGCCGGGGTGGGCGCCTGGTCTACGTCGGTGCTGGGACGTCCGGCCGGTTGGGGATGCTGGATGCCATCGAGTGCATCCCGACCTACGGGTTGGAGCCGGGTCGGATCGTCGCGCTGGTCGCTGGCGGGCCGGCGGCGCTGACCGGACCGGTCGAGGCTGCCGAGGACGACGAGGAGGCGGGCGCGCGCGAGCTGACTGCGCTGGGCATCGGGCCGGATGACGTCGTGCTCGGGATCAGCGCGAGCGGACGGACGCCCTACGTGCGCGGGGCGCTCCGCGAAGCGCGGCAGCGTGGCGCCTACGTGGCCGTGCTCGTGTGCAATCGGCCCGCGCCGCTGGCCGATCTGGCTGACTTGGTGATCGCGCCGGTCGTCGGCCCGGAGGTGATCGCTGGCTCGACCCGCATGAAGGCCGGGACGGCCCAGAAGCTTGTGCTCACTGCTTTGAGCACGACGGTGATGGTGCGGCTGGGTAAGACGTTCGGGAACCTGATGGTCGATGTGCGACCCACGAACCGCAAGCTCTGGCAGCGCGGGGTGCGCATCGTGATGGAGGCGACTGGACTCAGCGAGCAGGATGCGCAGCGCGTGCTCCAGGAGGCGGGCGGCGAGCCGAAGACGGCGATCGTGATGGCGATCGCGGGAGTCGATGCTGCAGAAGCCCGGTCGCGGCTCGGACGTGCCGGTGGGCTCGTGCGGGCCGCCCTCGAGGAGAGCGATGGCGGCTGA
- a CDS encoding L-fuconate dehydratase — protein MPTTITQIETYDVRFPTSLTLAGSDAMHPDPDYSAAYVILHTDSPGLEGHGLTFTIGRGNELCVAAIHSLAPFVVGQRLEEIVADFGRYWDRLTNDGQLRWVGPEKGVLHLATAAVINALWDLWAKAVGKPVWKLLADLTPEEIVRLVPFRHITDALTPDEALHLLRQQAPTRAERERELFRSGYPCYTTSAGWLGYSDEQVAALARQAIDQGFTAIKMKVGQDLAHDRARAALLRQVIGPDRKLMMDANQRWDVPQAIAWMRELAEFDPWWIEEPTHPDDVLGHKAIAEAIAPIGVATGEHVANRVVFKQLLASGAIRFCQIDACRLGGVNEVIAVLLMAAKFGVPVCPHAGGVGLCEYVQHLSMFDYIAVSGSLEHRMIEHVDHLHEHFVDPVTVRNARYLPPQRPGYSIEMKRESLEQYRWPDGPVWRELRQRAPASEQR, from the coding sequence ATGCCCACCACGATCACCCAAATCGAGACCTACGATGTGCGCTTCCCCACCTCGCTCACCCTGGCCGGTTCCGACGCCATGCATCCTGACCCCGACTATTCGGCCGCCTACGTCATCCTCCACACCGATTCCCCCGGTCTGGAAGGGCACGGTCTCACCTTCACCATCGGCCGCGGCAACGAGCTCTGCGTCGCCGCCATCCACTCCCTCGCTCCGTTCGTCGTCGGCCAGCGGCTCGAGGAGATCGTCGCCGACTTCGGTCGCTACTGGGATCGCCTCACCAACGACGGTCAACTCCGCTGGGTCGGTCCGGAAAAAGGCGTACTGCATCTGGCGACCGCTGCGGTGATCAACGCGCTGTGGGACCTCTGGGCCAAGGCCGTCGGCAAGCCGGTCTGGAAGCTGCTGGCCGATCTCACGCCCGAAGAAATCGTCCGCCTCGTCCCCTTCCGCCACATCACCGATGCACTGACGCCGGACGAGGCTCTCCACCTCCTCCGCCAGCAGGCACCGACGCGCGCCGAGCGCGAACGGGAACTCTTCCGCTCCGGCTACCCCTGCTATACCACCTCGGCGGGCTGGCTCGGCTACTCGGACGAGCAGGTCGCCGCACTGGCCCGCCAGGCGATCGACCAGGGCTTCACTGCTATCAAGATGAAGGTAGGGCAAGACCTCGCTCACGATCGCGCCCGCGCTGCGCTCCTGCGCCAAGTCATCGGACCGGACCGCAAGCTGATGATGGACGCCAACCAGCGCTGGGACGTCCCCCAAGCGATCGCCTGGATGCGGGAGCTGGCCGAGTTCGACCCCTGGTGGATCGAAGAGCCCACCCATCCCGACGATGTCCTCGGCCACAAGGCGATCGCGGAAGCCATCGCACCGATCGGCGTCGCCACCGGCGAGCACGTGGCCAACCGCGTCGTCTTCAAGCAGCTGCTCGCCTCCGGCGCCATCCGCTTCTGCCAGATCGATGCCTGCCGGCTCGGCGGCGTGAACGAGGTCATCGCCGTCCTGCTCATGGCCGCCAAGTTCGGGGTGCCGGTGTGCCCGCACGCCGGCGGCGTCGGCCTCTGCGAGTACGTTCAGCACCTCTCCATGTTCGACTACATCGCGGTGAGCGGCAGCCTGGAGCACCGGATGATCGAGCATGTCGATCATCTCCACGAGCACTTCGTCGACCCGGTCACGGTGCGGAACGCCCGGTATCTCCCGCCGCAGCGACCGGGCTACTCGATCGAGATGAAGCGCGAGTCGCTCGAGCAATACCGCTGGCCAGATGGTCCGGTCTGGCGCGAGCTGCGGCAGCGTGCCCCGGCGAGCGAACAGCGCTGA
- a CDS encoding DEAD/DEAH box helicase, which produces MLSTDFVEHLLADAGLCVRERQTIPGRDATFAPVPATLHPRVADLLRGRFPAGLWKHQAVAIDRALAGESVCITTQTASGKSLIFMAVAAHRLLTEPSACVLTFYPARALIQDQLAKWRDLLDPLGLTFGYIDGGVQVERRPDILRRHRLVLMTPDVAHAWLLPNAGETWARSFLQCLSLLILDEAHVYEGVFGTNFAYLIRRLLALSTLRQVLAVSATLDDPEAFLRQLTGLSVAVLGASDDCAPVYEKTVLLAGRSPGAGLRAGRRSDDFKTVVDVVRRLAEALPTPFLAFADSRRMVEHVVAALHRQPTESAPDSDDEHDQAAPVNWMVLPYRAGYEEEDRIEIQRSLAAGSLRGVVSTSALELGIDIGHIDVVAMLQPPPTRKAFWQRLGRAGRSRPGLCILLDLEDRFSLGHFLESRSEPNCLYLENRYLQYANVLCAVAELASTGSGREALARYVEVPPDFLRLLENELEPTEPVPPELAVLKQRAQASPHLEFPLRDMIDEVFDVQDRSGRRLGQVTYTQALREAYPGAVYYYLAQPYRVVHFNFRAKRIEVRREKRYTTRPDLLQRAFPRWPEGLLALWKGADCGFVAESEMQVMEKLQGFTEQRGSAREQHRYEPGSVYYQRPLLRFFETTGVAWWFPSAKLNEELARLVLLSFCDLCGVQEHDVALGMFHAKQSPVQPDEVSGWCIYDSTYGSLRLTQRLGERFREVAWEALERCPDDQPCEALRALAQATEGIARAPVERPSPEVSVSDEWVVVIARGEQAIYFKAEASEEVLIKDFRYTPRGIVYDLEPGGGWDTRRVPAEFVKPIRGVTRLILYNLETGEERPHEE; this is translated from the coding sequence ATGCTCTCAACGGATTTTGTCGAGCATTTACTCGCCGATGCGGGTCTCTGCGTGCGTGAGCGACAGACCATTCCTGGTCGCGACGCAACTTTCGCCCCCGTCCCGGCCACGCTCCACCCGCGTGTCGCCGACCTCCTCCGCGGCCGCTTCCCGGCTGGCCTGTGGAAGCACCAGGCGGTCGCGATCGACCGGGCTCTCGCGGGGGAGTCGGTCTGCATCACGACGCAGACGGCCTCGGGCAAGAGCCTTATCTTCATGGCCGTCGCGGCGCACCGGCTGCTGACGGAACCCTCTGCGTGCGTCCTCACCTTCTACCCCGCCCGAGCACTCATCCAGGATCAGCTCGCGAAGTGGCGTGATCTGCTCGATCCGCTCGGGCTCACCTTCGGGTATATCGATGGTGGCGTGCAGGTGGAGCGACGCCCCGATATCCTGCGTCGTCATCGCCTCGTCCTGATGACGCCGGACGTGGCGCACGCGTGGCTCCTGCCGAACGCCGGTGAGACCTGGGCGAGGTCGTTCCTGCAATGCCTCTCGCTCCTGATCCTGGACGAGGCCCACGTGTACGAGGGGGTGTTCGGCACCAACTTCGCCTACCTCATACGGCGCCTCCTAGCACTGTCGACGCTACGGCAGGTGCTCGCGGTGAGTGCCACGCTCGACGATCCGGAAGCCTTTCTCCGCCAGTTGACCGGATTGTCCGTGGCTGTGCTCGGCGCGTCGGACGACTGCGCACCGGTTTATGAGAAAACGGTGCTCTTGGCTGGGAGATCCCCGGGTGCAGGCCTGCGCGCAGGTCGCCGGAGCGACGACTTCAAGACCGTCGTCGACGTCGTCCGGCGGCTTGCCGAAGCTCTGCCGACCCCCTTCCTCGCCTTCGCCGACTCGCGCCGGATGGTCGAGCACGTGGTCGCCGCGCTCCACCGGCAACCGACGGAGAGCGCCCCCGACAGCGACGACGAGCACGATCAGGCCGCGCCGGTGAACTGGATGGTGCTCCCGTACCGGGCAGGCTATGAGGAAGAGGACAGGATCGAGATCCAGCGCTCGCTGGCTGCAGGCTCCCTCAGGGGAGTCGTCTCGACCAGCGCGCTCGAGCTCGGCATCGACATCGGCCATATCGACGTCGTCGCCATGTTGCAGCCGCCTCCGACGCGCAAAGCGTTCTGGCAGCGCCTCGGCCGCGCGGGTCGGAGCCGCCCCGGCCTTTGTATCCTGCTCGATCTCGAGGATCGGTTCTCACTCGGTCACTTCCTCGAAAGCCGGAGCGAACCGAACTGCCTGTACCTCGAAAACCGCTATCTCCAGTACGCCAACGTCCTCTGCGCGGTGGCCGAGCTCGCCAGCACCGGGAGCGGGAGAGAGGCCCTCGCTCGGTACGTCGAGGTGCCGCCGGATTTCCTCCGGCTCCTCGAGAACGAGCTGGAGCCGACCGAACCTGTCCCGCCCGAGCTTGCCGTCCTAAAGCAACGCGCCCAAGCCAGCCCGCACCTCGAGTTCCCGCTGCGCGACATGATCGACGAGGTGTTCGACGTGCAAGACCGTAGCGGCCGCCGTCTCGGACAGGTCACCTACACCCAGGCTCTCCGCGAAGCCTATCCGGGCGCGGTCTACTATTACCTGGCGCAGCCGTACCGGGTCGTCCACTTCAACTTTCGCGCCAAGCGGATCGAGGTAAGGCGCGAGAAGCGCTACACGACTCGGCCGGACCTCTTGCAGCGCGCCTTTCCCCGCTGGCCAGAGGGCTTACTGGCACTCTGGAAGGGCGCTGACTGCGGGTTCGTCGCAGAGTCGGAGATGCAGGTCATGGAGAAGTTGCAAGGATTCACTGAACAGCGCGGCAGCGCACGAGAGCAGCACCGCTACGAGCCTGGGTCGGTCTACTACCAGCGGCCGCTCCTCCGGTTCTTCGAGACGACCGGCGTGGCCTGGTGGTTTCCGAGCGCGAAGCTCAACGAGGAACTCGCCCGGCTCGTCCTCCTCAGCTTCTGCGACCTCTGCGGGGTACAGGAACACGACGTCGCCCTCGGCATGTTCCACGCCAAGCAGTCGCCTGTCCAGCCTGACGAAGTCTCCGGCTGGTGCATCTACGACAGTACCTATGGGAGCCTGCGACTCACACAGCGGCTCGGTGAACGGTTCCGAGAGGTCGCCTGGGAGGCACTGGAGCGGTGCCCGGACGACCAACCCTGTGAGGCTCTCCGGGCACTCGCCCAAGCTACCGAAGGAATCGCACGCGCGCCGGTCGAGCGCCCGTCACCGGAGGTGTCAGTCAGCGACGAGTGGGTGGTCGTGATCGCGCGGGGCGAGCAGGCCATCTACTTCAAGGCCGAGGCGAGCGAGGAGGTGCTCATCAAAGACTTCCGCTATACGCCTCGCGGCATCGTGTACGATCTCGAGCCGGGAGGCGGCTGGGACACGCGTCGCGTGCCAGCGGAGTTCGTCAAGCCGATACGCGGGGTCACTCGTCTGATCCTGTACAACCTGGAAACCGGGGAAGAGCGGCCGCACGAGGAGTAG
- a CDS encoding AbrB/MazE/SpoVT family DNA-binding domain-containing protein: protein MEPSKVGKRGTVVMPAALRRRYGIEEGTLVVAEATAGIDPAGTGVERRRRARCPRRSRGA, encoded by the coding sequence ATGGAGCCGAGCAAGGTCGGCAAGCGGGGCACGGTAGTGATGCCGGCCGCCCTGCGCAGACGCTACGGGATCGAGGAGGGTACCCTGGTGGTGGCCGAGGCCACCGCGGGCATTGACCCTGCCGGTACCGGTGTCGAGAGACGACGACGAGCCAGGTGCCCTCGTAGGTCGCGAGGAGCGTGA
- a CDS encoding ATPase produces MGESDRATKAAPGGSLLDELIGEQPTLIMFDEIARYLRAADAVPTATGRGTLADQTIAFLMPLLEFAASRQGVVVVLTLADPTDVFGQESEALLRQLSEASRITARSERVLPPTLKEETPAIGAHRLFRSIDRAAAREAADAYLAF; encoded by the coding sequence GTGGGTGAATCGGACCGGGCGACCAAAGCAGCGCCCGGCGGCAGCCTGTTGGACGAACTGATCGGTGAGCAACCGACACTAATCATGTTCGACGAGATCGCGCGCTATCTTCGGGCAGCAGACGCGGTGCCGACGGCGACCGGGCGCGGGACGCTGGCTGACCAGACAATCGCGTTCCTGATGCCGCTGCTCGAGTTCGCGGCCAGCCGCCAAGGGGTCGTGGTGGTGCTCACGCTGGCTGATCCCACCGATGTCTTCGGTCAGGAGAGCGAGGCGTTGTTGCGGCAGCTCAGCGAGGCTAGCCGCATCACGGCTCGGTCGGAGCGGGTCCTGCCACCGACCTTGAAGGAAGAGACGCCGGCGATCGGTGCGCATCGGTTGTTCCGCTCGATCGATCGCGCGGCGGCTCGCGAGGCGGCGGACGCGTATCTGGCGTTCTAG
- a CDS encoding ATPase: MLQGELREELFAARLKDVLEGRADPVYQDPQLFFDHTYPTMGLRTLLREALGRLAGKDPTANAIIRLETPFGGGKTHNLIALYHAARGAPAAAALVGPELIPTPGALRIADVVGSELDPSGGGRSSGRAHLLPVG, translated from the coding sequence GTGCTGCAGGGTGAGTTACGCGAAGAGCTGTTCGCGGCTCGCTTGAAGGATGTGCTGGAGGGGCGAGCCGATCCGGTCTACCAGGATCCGCAGCTGTTCTTCGACCACACCTATCCGACCATGGGACTGCGCACGTTGTTGCGCGAGGCACTGGGCCGATTGGCCGGGAAAGACCCAACGGCCAACGCGATCATCCGCTTGGAAACGCCGTTCGGTGGCGGCAAGACGCACAATCTGATCGCGCTCTACCATGCGGCGCGTGGTGCGCCGGCAGCGGCTGCGCTGGTCGGTCCTGAGCTCATTCCGACACCGGGTGCTCTCCGCATCGCGGATGTGGTGGGTTCGGAACTGGATCCGTCGGGTGGGGGTCGCTCATCCGGACGCGCGCACCTTCTTCCTGTGGGGTGA
- a CDS encoding DUF3267 domain-containing protein, with protein sequence MRFHLGPPPTDPAFQPAPPWRPLREPRRASLVILLSLPLGLLAAFLFTLPLLLRSPDRSLTIHLSGLPSLLALLLLVPLHELLHALPLPGSLRSPQLVLGLWPRSLLAYVHYLGELGRARFLVVALSPLVAVSLLAYAGLSLLPSLAPFWLILGLLNALGSGADLLAAALVLTQVPPGAHLRNHGWRTYWRPAEPPWADRPPSPDS encoded by the coding sequence ATGCGCTTTCACCTCGGCCCGCCGCCGACCGATCCCGCATTCCAGCCGGCTCCGCCCTGGCGACCGCTCCGCGAGCCTCGCCGGGCCAGCCTGGTCATCCTGCTCTCCCTGCCCCTCGGCCTTCTCGCCGCCTTTCTCTTCACCCTGCCGCTCCTCCTCCGCTCACCCGATCGCTCGCTGACGATTCACCTCTCCGGCCTGCCCAGCCTCCTCGCTCTCCTGCTCCTCGTTCCGCTCCACGAACTTCTGCACGCCCTCCCGTTGCCCGGCTCGCTCCGCTCGCCCCAGCTCGTCCTCGGCCTTTGGCCGCGCTCGCTCCTCGCCTACGTCCACTACCTCGGCGAGCTCGGTCGGGCGCGGTTCCTCGTCGTCGCGCTCAGCCCGCTCGTCGCGGTCAGCCTACTCGCCTACGCCGGACTCTCGCTCCTGCCCAGTCTGGCACCGTTCTGGCTCATCCTGGGCCTCCTGAACGCACTCGGCTCGGGCGCCGACCTCTTGGCGGCAGCGCTCGTCCTCACCCAGGTCCCGCCTGGCGCGCATCTGCGCAACCACGGCTGGCGGACCTACTGGCGCCCAGCCGAGCCGCCATGGGCCGACCGTCCCCCATCGCCCGACTCGTGA